The stretch of DNA CCACCTACTTACTACTCCACCTACTTCGCTCCCCAAGAGGCCGGTGGGAGTCGAACCCACTTTGATCGGGTTGCAGCCGATTGCCTAGCCGTCTGGCTCCAGCCTCAAATTCGTTGCGGGCGTCATGTCCGCCATGAAAGGATCGGCAGGTTGTCGGACGAACTTGAAGCGCGTGACGAGAAGTCCAAACGCGGCATAACTGATGTGCGCAACTCTCGCGCGGAAGTTATTCGTCATCATCTTCATCGTCGTCGCCGACCGCGAGCGCATAGGCGGTGGCGTGGCTGCGGCAATGCGAGATGCTGATGTGCATCGTCGCGATGTGCAATTCTTCTACGACGTCGCGCGCGCCGCCGCGCAAGGCGACGGTCGGCTTGCCGCTCGGGTCGTTACGGATTTCGACGTCGCGCCAACTGATGCCGCGCCGCCAGCCGGTGCCCAGCGCCTTGAGCACCGCCTCTTTGGCCGCCCAGCGTCCAGCGAAATGCTGCGTCGATTGTTTGCGCGTCTGGCAGTATTCGATCTCGTGATCGGTGTACACGCGCGAAATGAACAACTCGCCGTGCCGCTCGATCATCTGCGCAATCCGCAGACACTCGACGATATCGGTGCCGATTCCTATGACGTTCATCCAGTTTGATCCAATTGCTGAAACAGTGTTGAGCGATCCGCGGGGTTGATCCACGCGCTGCGTAGTGAGGATCGAGCCCCAGGCTTACGGAGCACGACGTTCATCCGTTCCGGACCGCAACCGCGGCGGCATGCGAGGTAACGAAACTCGCCCGTGGCGACTGGCGGCGACTGTGCATCGAACGTCTCGCAGAGCCGGCGCAAGCGCGCTCCGGACAGCGTCTCTTGCCGCACGAGGCGGTAATAAGCGCCGCAAGAATCGCAATAGAGCGAAGCCGTCAGGGTCAGCGCGGTTGCCACCGCGGCGGCGTTTAGGATGGCCGCATCGAGACCCCACGTCGCCCAGGCCCAGCCGCCTTGCGCCGTAAGGCCAATCGGCAATCGTCGGCCTTGCCGCGCCATGCGGGTGAGGAAGTCTTCAAAGCCATCCGGCGGCGCCGTGCCATGCCGCTCCGCGACGTCGGGGAACGCTTCGGTGATCATCGCCAGATTGCCGGAACGCGGTGCATCCAAGGAGTCCCGATAGGCGAGGAAATGCATGCCGACGACGACGACTGCGCTCGCTCCCAAAGTACCGAACCACAACGTGGGGCGATGCTTCAACTGCATCGCCAGCGCCGCGCCGCCGGCGATCGCGCCCAGCGCCGCGCCGACTGCGAGCGGAAAGAACAGCCACGGCGCGCGCACGCTCGCGACTTGCGCGCCGATCCAAGCGACGGCCGCCGCGGCGAACAGCACGACGATTAACCACGCAACGGCGCGAGCGCCGCGAAAACTCGCCTTGGCGGGCGGTTCCGCCAATGAAATCGATCGATTGCTACTTGCAGCGGACATGCCGTCATTTTAACCCAAACCGGTGCGAGCCGCGGGGTCACTCACGCGCGCCTTGCTCATTTGCCCGTGTCTGGAAAGCAACCTGGTAGAGCAGGCCCAGCAGGATCAAGCCCGCGCCGAGCGCCGTGGTCGTGCCAGGCAACTCGGTCGCCACGAGGTACGCCCAGACCGGCACGAGGAGCGGTTCGACGAGACCCAGAATCGCAGCTTCAGAGCCGGTCACATTCCGCAGCCCGCGCGAGAAACAGAAGTACGCCAAGCCCATCTGAAAGAAGCCGAACAACACCAAAATGCCAAACTGCGGGGAGCTCGGCCAGACGAATCCGTGCGCGAACATGAATGGCGCGATGATCATCGCCGCGCCCAAGTGATTCAGCACGACGAGCCACGGGCCGTCCTCATCGCGCATCGTGCGCAGAAACAACACGACCGCGGCGTAAAATCCGCCAGCCACGAGCGCCAGCACCACGCCCACGGGGTTTTGCCCCCCCAACTCCGGCAGCAAGATCGTGAGCAGCCCCAGGATCAGGAACACGGCCGAGACGGCGTTGCGCCGCGTGAAGGGCTCCTTCAACACTAGCGTGCCGTAGATCATGACCCACAACGGCGCGGTGTATTGCAGCCAGATGGCATTCGCGGCGGTGCCCAACGTCATCGCGGAGAGATACGACATGTTCATCCCGGCGAAGCAAAACACCATCGGCAGCATCAACCACCGCAGCCTTGGCCGCCGCACCGCGGGAATCAGCAGCAAACCGGCAAACAGCGCTCGCCAGAACGCCAAACGAACGCCGCGTACATCGCTCGACCAATCGAGAAACATGGTCGATTTGACGAACAGCCCGCTGGTACTCCACAGCACCGCCGCCGCCACGACCCAAGGTCGCCCGTTATGGGAAACAGGCGAGGGGCGATGAGGGTCGGGCATGTTTTGCACCGCGTAGAGGCAGAGCAGATTTCACCACGGAGACACGGAGTCACAGAGATTGTGCAACTGTGAATTGTCTTTTCACCACCTTCCGACCGCCTACTCCGTGACTCCGTGTCTCCGTGGTGAACTCCTATGGCGAAGTCGGCTCCAAGCGCAATAGGTTGTCTGAGGCGCCGATGTCGATCGTGAGCGGTTCGCGTGAGTGCCAGGCTTCGTTGGCGAGCTTTTCGAAACGGGTCAGATGGAGTTGATAGCCGTCCAAACCACGCGCCCGAGTGTCTAACTCGAAGACGTGGACGACCAGTCCGTGCTGTTCGTCCCAACGGTGAGTAACGCGTAATGGCGGCGGGACCATTTGTACTTTGAGCGCCCCCAGTCCCGGCGAATCGGCGGCGTGACGCTCGACGAGCGAGACCTTGGCGGGTGCGCCGGCCGCACTCCCCATTCGCACACGCAATTGGCAATCGATGGAGTTCCGTCCGGGCAGGCGGTGCGTCGTGCCGACCTGGTGCGACGGATCGCCCAGATTGGCGATCACTAAATCAGTTGAAGTGGCCTGCTGCCTGCACCAGATGCGGGCCTGGGCGCTGCGTGATTCCGCCGGCCAACCCAAGGCTTGCCACGAAACCACGGGGCAAGTCGTTTCCGGCAAATAGTTCGAATCGTACAAGTAATACGTGCCCGGCAAGCGGCGTCCGTCGGCGGCCAGAGGCGAGAGTTCGATCCACAGTTCTTCGGGCCGCGGCACGAAGGCGCGATCCTCGCTCTGCAGCGAAAATGTGAACTTGACGGTCTCTTCATTGCGCAGCGCGCGATGCCCGACGAACTGCGTTTCGGTTGCTACCTCGTTCGCG from Planctomycetia bacterium encodes:
- a CDS encoding EamA family transporter, which codes for MPDPHRPSPVSHNGRPWVVAAAVLWSTSGLFVKSTMFLDWSSDVRGVRLAFWRALFAGLLLIPAVRRPRLRWLMLPMVFCFAGMNMSYLSAMTLGTAANAIWLQYTAPLWVMIYGTLVLKEPFTRRNAVSAVFLILGLLTILLPELGGQNPVGVVLALVAGGFYAAVVLFLRTMRDEDGPWLVVLNHLGAAMIIAPFMFAHGFVWPSSPQFGILVLFGFFQMGLAYFCFSRGLRNVTGSEAAILGLVEPLLVPVWAYLVATELPGTTTALGAGLILLGLLYQVAFQTRANEQGARE
- the acpS gene encoding holo-ACP synthase, encoding MNVIGIGTDIVECLRIAQMIERHGELFISRVYTDHEIEYCQTRKQSTQHFAGRWAAKEAVLKALGTGWRRGISWRDVEIRNDPSGKPTVALRGGARDVVEELHIATMHISISHCRSHATAYALAVGDDDEDDDE